A window of Cohnella herbarum contains these coding sequences:
- the asd gene encoding archaetidylserine decarboxylase (Phosphatidylserine decarboxylase is synthesized as a single chain precursor. Generation of the pyruvoyl active site from a Ser is coupled to cleavage of a Gly-Ser bond between the larger (beta) and smaller (alpha chains). It is an integral membrane protein.), translating to MTRWLLRMMTELSSRKFVSQITGRFAKSSLSRRWISRFAAMYKIPVEEAEKALGEYRSLNEFFTRRLKPGKRPIDQTASALVSPVDAKITGCGVIKNGMLLQVKGQDYTIEELLNGSPRLSQYRNGYFWVLYLSPTDYHRIHSPCEGEIVETEHIPGRVYPVNEFGLTSMKRVLSRNERLVTYIRNEVGETAVVKVGALNVSSIKYVEPMPRTLGRGDELAYFEFGSTIVLLTEDGTLLPRPNLKTGDQVRMGEKLGSLTRLS from the coding sequence ATGACTCGTTGGCTGCTGCGCATGATGACGGAGCTGTCCTCACGCAAATTCGTATCTCAAATAACCGGACGTTTCGCTAAATCTTCTTTAAGTCGCCGTTGGATTTCCCGCTTTGCCGCGATGTACAAAATTCCGGTAGAAGAGGCGGAGAAAGCGTTGGGAGAATACCGTTCCCTGAACGAATTCTTCACTCGCAGGCTTAAACCCGGCAAACGCCCGATCGATCAAACCGCAAGCGCTTTAGTCAGTCCCGTCGATGCTAAAATAACCGGCTGCGGCGTCATTAAGAACGGCATGCTGCTTCAGGTTAAAGGTCAAGATTACACGATCGAAGAACTGCTGAACGGTTCTCCGAGACTGTCCCAGTACCGCAACGGTTACTTCTGGGTTCTCTATTTAAGTCCGACGGACTATCATCGGATTCATTCGCCTTGCGAAGGCGAGATCGTCGAAACCGAACATATTCCCGGTCGCGTATATCCCGTAAACGAATTCGGCCTGACGTCCATGAAGCGCGTACTCTCCCGTAACGAGAGATTAGTCACGTATATTCGCAACGAAGTCGGCGAAACCGCCGTCGTCAAGGTCGGCGCATTGAACGTAAGCAGCATTAAGTACGTCGAGCCTATGCCTCGAACGCTTGGACGCGGGGACGAGCTCGCTTATTTCGAATTCGGTTCCACCATCGTTCTCCTGACGGAAGACGGCACCTTGCTGCCCCGCCCGAATCTCAAAACCGGAGACCAAGTCCGCATGGGCGAGAAGCTTGGATCTTTAACCCGCTTGTCGTAA
- a CDS encoding helix-turn-helix domain-containing protein, with product MLEVSPSSFVLLSSFAKISCEPGWKWQKREKPLANFDIFYVWSGEGELFLNGKPYTLGKGSCFLFRPGDHTSATHNPQKPLVLTYIHFDVSEPVNEIPEPYRQLDETFDFEHMLAKYVRLFLVRTFAAEIEAQLILKQLIIHLLRHDREEPVERKASNQLTESIREVANYIQQHPGIVHRVDDLGKRAGLSSRYFSIKFKELIGMSVQTYMIRTRIERAQHLLMHAGMNVTEVADALGYRDIFFFSRQFKQYTGKSPSEIR from the coding sequence TCCTGCGAGCCGGGATGGAAATGGCAGAAACGCGAGAAACCGCTAGCTAATTTCGATATTTTCTACGTATGGAGCGGGGAAGGGGAGCTGTTCCTCAACGGCAAGCCGTATACGTTGGGCAAAGGCAGCTGTTTCCTTTTCCGTCCGGGAGACCATACGAGCGCGACCCATAATCCGCAGAAGCCGCTCGTGCTCACATACATTCACTTCGACGTATCGGAGCCGGTCAACGAGATTCCCGAGCCGTACCGTCAACTGGACGAAACTTTCGATTTCGAGCATATGCTGGCCAAATACGTTCGCTTGTTCCTCGTTCGTACATTCGCCGCAGAGATCGAAGCCCAACTGATTCTAAAGCAACTCATTATTCACTTGCTGCGACATGACCGAGAGGAGCCCGTCGAACGCAAAGCGAGCAACCAGTTGACCGAGAGCATTCGGGAAGTGGCGAACTACATCCAGCAGCATCCGGGCATCGTTCATCGCGTAGACGACCTAGGGAAACGGGCCGGATTGTCTTCCAGATATTTTTCGATCAAATTCAAGGAGCTTATCGGCATGTCCGTCCAGACGTACATGATCCGAACGAGAATCGAACGGGCGCAGCACTTGCTCATGCATGCGGGCATGAACGTTACGGAAGTCGCGGATGCGCTGGGTTACCGGGATATCTTTTTCTTCAGCAGGCAATTTAAGCAATATACGGGGAAAAGCCCTTCGGAAATTCGTTGA
- a CDS encoding SGNH/GDSL hydrolase family protein translates to MSEQTNKINVGNLDSNMTVENVQDTSLRWLSPLEPPFRIDGFPWIAKEGKYRRLPVAPADDLPEAVHMLANCTAGGQIRFHTNSSKLSIKVKLTGSGDMYHMPATGQCGFDCYLGAPGSEHFWGTAAFDHTKEEYEAQFYDWKMKREINVKLYFPLYQGVQEVWIGIDPDAELDAAPSLARAKPVVLYGTSILQGGCASRPGMAYPAILSRSIPLEFVNLGFSGNGKGEPELARTIAEIADPALFVLDYEANIASVEQMASTLPVFIRILRERHPTVPLLVISKIRFAKERFDEGMLNMHENLKRIQKETVERLKQDGDANIHFYDGSELLGDDFSECTVDGVHPTDLGFLRMARALEPTIRELVNPHLH, encoded by the coding sequence ATGTCCGAGCAGACAAACAAGATCAATGTCGGTAATCTCGATTCGAATATGACCGTTGAGAATGTCCAAGATACGTCGCTTAGGTGGCTGTCGCCTTTGGAACCGCCCTTTCGAATCGACGGTTTCCCTTGGATCGCCAAGGAAGGCAAGTACCGTCGCCTCCCCGTTGCTCCGGCCGACGACCTGCCCGAGGCGGTCCATATGCTGGCCAATTGTACTGCAGGTGGCCAAATTCGCTTTCACACGAATTCTTCCAAACTTTCGATTAAGGTCAAGCTAACGGGATCGGGAGACATGTACCATATGCCCGCCACCGGGCAGTGCGGCTTCGACTGCTACTTGGGAGCTCCCGGCAGCGAGCATTTTTGGGGAACAGCCGCCTTCGATCACACGAAAGAGGAATATGAAGCGCAATTCTATGACTGGAAAATGAAACGAGAGATCAACGTCAAGCTGTACTTCCCTCTCTATCAAGGCGTCCAGGAAGTATGGATCGGCATAGACCCGGACGCCGAGCTCGACGCTGCACCCTCTTTGGCCAGAGCCAAGCCTGTCGTTCTGTATGGCACTTCGATCCTGCAAGGAGGTTGCGCCTCTCGTCCAGGCATGGCTTATCCGGCAATCTTGAGCCGCTCCATTCCGCTCGAATTCGTCAATCTCGGCTTCTCGGGCAACGGTAAAGGCGAACCGGAGCTCGCTCGGACGATCGCGGAAATCGCCGATCCGGCCTTGTTCGTCCTGGACTACGAAGCAAACATTGCATCGGTAGAACAGATGGCGTCGACTTTGCCCGTTTTTATTCGGATATTGCGAGAACGCCACCCTACCGTGCCCCTATTGGTCATCTCCAAAATTCGCTTTGCGAAGGAACGGTTCGATGAAGGGATGTTGAACATGCACGAGAACCTTAAACGAATACAGAAGGAAACCGTCGAACGGTTAAAGCAGGATGGAGACGCCAATATCCATTTCTATGACGGCTCCGAATTGCTGGGGGACGACTTCAGCGAATGCACCGTCGACGGCGTGCATCCGACCGATCTCGGCTTTCTTCGAATGGCTCGGGCGCTTGAACCGACGATTCGGGAACTCGTAAACCCTCACCTGCATTGA